One Melanotaenia boesemani isolate fMelBoe1 chromosome 8, fMelBoe1.pri, whole genome shotgun sequence DNA segment encodes these proteins:
- the and2 gene encoding actinodin2 yields the protein MANLKKLVRNRRNVPVLAVPQFKRVPDFWGWYKYFMDSHNQEGVEDLDRLYMAYLQNKHRSEEGPTFNHYLKHLSEIYKTCADSDDPECIAEYTSKPKAAVVMPAPIKSSAIRMCNPYIDPYCLYSIVPKAAAPEPEPEPAPAPAKVPAPILTPVLPLPLKGSTGFYYYAPVLEPFLSTEQRAELLRICHPEDVDCLQYHLRAAYGYRPVLGPAPSYAALKCDPKDPYCQPPLVKKAPTGFYHLLYPSCDPAVDPLCVANVAAPAALADGEAPKEQHCNPLFDAGCNPLTATRLSGLTKPVLEYAPKDAPAPPAAPLTCDPRYNPYCILAAAAALRSPLPQLPEHQVRYNLGVRGRTKEGYDCFVHYDKDCTPIKSGPEAPAAPFCHPYDPNCGKSDSSSNIEAPKLNKDGIVLPDPDCDPEYDYNCRLRRAEPAASADEPIADEENAADEPAKEASAPHPAVPSFDDFLRGVMSKHK from the exons ATGGCAAACTTGAAAAAACTGGTTCGCAACAGAAGGAATGTCCCTGTCTTGGCTGTGCCCCAGTTCAAACGCGTGCCTGACTTCTGGGGATGGTACAAGTACTTTATGGACAGCCATAACCAGGAGGGA GTTGAGGACCTGGATCGTCTGTACATGGCCTACTTGCAGAACAAGCATAGATCTGAGGAGGGACCCACTTTCAACCACTACCTCAAACATCTTAGTGAAATCTATAAGACCTGTGCTGATTctgatgatccagaatgcattGCTGAGTACACTAGCAAGCCGAAGGCTGCTGTAGTGATGCCTGCCCCCATCAAGTCTTCTGCCATCAGGATGTGCAACCCCTACATTGATCCGTACTGCCTCTATTCTATTGTCCCCAAAGCTGCTGCCCCAGAGCCTGAACCAGagccagctccagctccagccaaGGTGCCAGCTCCCATCCTTACCCCTGTGCTGCCTTTGCCTCTGAAGGGCTCCACTGGTTTCTATTACTATGCTCCAGTCCTGGAGCCCTTCCTGAGCACCGAGCAGAGAGCTGAACTGCTGAGGATCTGCCACCCTGAAGATGTGGATTGCCTGCAGTATCACCTGAGAGCAGCATATGGCTACCGCCCAGTCCTCGGTCCAGCACCATCCTATGCTGCCCTCAAATGTGACCCCAAGGACCCCTACTGCCAGCCCCCCCTGGTCAAAAAAGCCCCCACTGGCTTCTACCACCTGCTGTACCCTAGCTGTGACCCAGCAGTGGATCCATTATGTGTGGCCAAtgttgctgctcctgctgctttGGCTGATGGGGAGGCCCCTAAAGAGCAGCACTGCAACCCTCTCTTTGATGCTGGTTGCAACCCCCTGACTGCCACCAGGCTGTCTGGCCTCACCAAGCCTGTCCTGGAGTATGCACCCAAGGATGCACCTGCACCTCCTGCCGCTCCTCTGACCTGTGACCCTAGATACAACCCATACTGCATACTGGCAGCTGCCGCTGCTCTGCGCAGCCCCCTTCCACAGCTCCCCGAGCACCAG GTCCGCTACAATCTCGGAGTCCGCGGCAGGACCAAGGAGGGATACGACTGCTTTGTGCACTATGACAAAGATTGCACTCCAATCAAGTCTGGCCCAGAGGCACCAGCTGCACCCTTCTGCCATCCATATGATCCCAACTGTGGCAAGAGTGATTCATCCTCCAACATTGAGGCCCCAAAGCTCAACAAGGATGGCATAGTCCTTCCAGATCCTGACTGCGACCCTGAGTATGACTACAACTGCCGCCTGCGTCGTGCAGAGCCCGCTGCTTCTGCTGATGAGCCCATCGCTGatgaagaaaatgctgcagatGAACCTGCCAAGGAGGCCTCTGCTCCACATCCTGCTGTCCCAAGCTTTGATGATTTTCTCAGAGGTGTCATGAGCAAGCATAAATAG
- the apoda.1 gene encoding apolipoprotein Da, duplicate 1, protein MKFFLVFALILPAIWAQIPHWGPCPEPAVQPAFSLKQFMGRWFEIAKLPAQFEKGHCIETNFTMRTDNSIRVVSSEILKGEVRKIEGTGVIEDMKNPAKLGISYSYVLPYSPYWIMSTDYVNSALVYSCTDVLRLFHVDFAWILGRTRSLPESTIERAREIFATNNIDVTRMIASRQQGCDKTL, encoded by the exons ATGAagttttttctggtttttgctCTCATCCTCCCGGCCATCTGGGCTCAGATTCCCCACTGGGGCCCATGTCCGGAGCCAGCAGTCCAACCAGCCTTCAGCCTTAAACAG TTCATGGGGAGATGGTTTGAAATTGCCAAACTGCCAGCCCAATTTGAGAAGGGCCACTGCATTGAAACCAATTTCACTATGAGGACCGACAACTCCATTCGAGTGGTCAGCTCTGAAATACT aaaaggagAGGTGAGGAAAATCGAAGGGACTGGTGTCATAGAGGATATGAAGAATCCAGCCAAACTTGGAATAAGTTATTCCTACG TTCTTCCCTATTCCCCTTACTGGATCATGTCCACTGACTATGTAAACTCGGCCCTGGTGTATTCCTGCACGGACGTCCTCAGGCTCTTCCATGTCGACTTTGCCTGGATTCTGGGTCGAACACGGAGCTTGCCGGAGTCCACCATCGAGAGAGCCAGAGAGATCTTTGCCACCAACAACATTGATGTGACCAGGATGATTGCCAGCAGGCAGCAAGGCTGTGACAAAACTCTCTGA
- the apoda.2 gene encoding apolipoprotein Da, duplicate 2: MTAFQVFSLFLLSVLAANAQVIMPGKCPDAAVQQKFDAARYLGKWFEIQRLPNSFQTGQCSTATYSLNSPGVVGVLNRELKADGTIDEITGTAKPSPTEPAKLLVSFFEDAPPSPYWVLSTDYDNYALVYSCTDIGAVHTDFAWILSRQPTLPDETLEELHSILTSNGVNISKLLSTNQDVDYCSLMNL, from the exons ATGACTGCCTTCCAGGTGTTTTCACTCTTTTTGCTGTCTGTTCTGGCAGCCAATGCTCAGGTTATCATGCCAGGCAAATGCCCCGATGCTGCTGTTCAGCAGAAGTTTGATGCTGCAAGG TATCTTGGTAAATGGTTTGAAATCCAGAGACTGCCAAACAGTTTCCAGACAGGCCAGTGCAGCACTGCCACCTACAGCCTGAACAGCCCCGGAGTTGTTGGTGTCCTCAACAGAGAACTGAA ggCTGATGGGACCATTGATGAGATCACTGGTACCGCCAAGCCCAGCCCCACTGAGCCTGCCAAACTGTTGGTCTCCTTCTTTGAGG ACGCTCCCCCTTCCCCTTACTGGGTCCTGTCCACCGACTACGACAACTACGCCCTGGTCTACAGCTGCACTGACATTGGTGCAGTCCATACGGATTTTGCCTGGATCCTGAGCAGGCAGCCCACTCTGCCTGACGAGACCCTGGAGGAGCTGCACAGCATCTTGACCTCCAATGGAGTTAATATCAGCAAACTGCTCAGCACCAACCAGGATGTCGATTATTGCAGCCTTATGAATCTGTAA